Proteins from a single region of Ischnura elegans chromosome 2, ioIscEleg1.1, whole genome shotgun sequence:
- the LOC124174107 gene encoding sarcoplasmic reticulum histidine-rich calcium-binding protein-like has product MKGSDLIKPTLRCSLLLCSLLLNWCSDGSSAAVVPHDSSAGRWGGIHLPSNTDIDDLSEAGLIEASEGSAPRPRRSFDGLIRGLAVLLGFHAPRTRPRADGGQGGSTPAPSPASPSPTPFTVSPVVTLATATKLKERENSGPVEEVPKGTTWDPELWKKHYKIGWDLEKAGGSKRAKKPRFPPPTTQPPKKVKVIHYQEESEGGGEEEHDDGGWEYYGHHGGGGNEEEDEEEDGSYWGIPLPIEYFQQGHGGEAPEGDAHEVQDKGDGGEEQDGGGHDDGSGGKGGGEHHEKEEEPKKEHPKKEEKKPIEAHHEKEKSHEHAKEDHHHKHKDGGHHKGREGHEHAKEEHHPEHKGGRHHKGGEDHHHAKEEHHPEQKRGRHHKGKEDHEHTEEEHHPEHKGGRHHKGGEDHHHAKEEHHPEQKRGRHHKGKEDHEHTEEEHHPKHKSGKHHKGGEEHERAKDEHHHKRKEEKHHNGREEHDQGQEAEHDGGGGKEHAHPKHEHRGRGRGRHRGHGHGKEESEKGNDEPAHPDQTHAIIKDRRKDKDVSEVVEKVRDKGRNAGRGRGRHRHGEHHGGDEGHHHKEDEHHKRGRGKEKAHGHEEEREPHRKGHGGEEHDAEKMRGHGRGKGKEAEVNRGHEGHREGGHDEEGHGAEEGSKEEKGPLVDDDSFYGWIVEDFSHLGSKGEPIPWEDWDSSKEQEEGKEEVEGRQDRSHETVEGWPSHLGSPDAPEVVHHPPIPQAPPPPSAGDNSGKISKDGPSGKVTEKEYRNKFTKLTVHTNKTKTFYPEDQAESIHSPFTSYFTSVFSYSLP; this is encoded by the exons ATGAAGGGTTCG GACTTGATTAAGCCAACTTTGCGGTGTTCGCTGTTACTCTGTTCTTTGCTGCTCAACTGGTGCTCCGATGGCTCATCCGCAGCCGTCGTCCCTCACGACTCTTCCGCCGGTCGCTGGGGCGGCATCCATCTACCCAGCAACACGGACATCGACGACCTCTCCGAAGCGGGTCTCATCGAGGCCTCCGAGGGCTCTGCTCCCAGGCCCAGACGCAGTTTCGACGGTCTCATCCGCGGCCTGGCCGTCCTGCTCGGATTCCACGCTCCCCGTACCCGGCCGCGGGCGGACGGGGGTCAAGGGGGCTCGACCCCTGCCCCCTCGCCGGCGTCTCCCAGCCCGACCCCGTTCACCGTgtcccccgtggtgaccctcgccACGGCCACCAAGCTGAAGGAGAGGGAGAACTCTGGGCCCGTGGAGGAGGTTCCGAAGGGGACCACGTGGGACCCGGAACTGTGGAAGAAGCACTACAAGATCGGCTGGGACCTGGAGAAGGCTGGAGGATCTAAGAGGGCAAAGAAACCGAGGTTCCCTCCGCCAACGACGCAGCCTCCCAAGAAAGTCAAAGTGATCCACTACCAGGAGGAGTCGGAGGGTGGCGGTGAGGAGGAACACGACGACGGAGGCTGGGAATATTACGGCCACCACGGTGGAGGAGGAAacgaggaggaggatgaggaggaggacgGGTCTTACTGGGGCATACCGCTCCCGATAGAGTATTTCCAGCAAGGACACGGTGGAGAGGCTCCAGAAGGTGATGCCCACGAGGTCCAGGATAAAGGCGATGGTGGAGAAGAGCAGGATGGAGGAGGTCATGACGATGGTAGTGGTGGTAAAGGTGGGGGTGAACATCACGAGAAGGAAGAAGAGCCCAAAAAGGAGCAcccgaagaaagaagaaaagaagccGATCGAAGCCCATCACGAAAAGGAGAAGTCCCATGAGCACGCCAAAGAGGACCATCACCACAAGCACAAAGATGGTGGACACCACAAGGGCAGGGAAGGTCACGAGCACGCCAAGGAGGAACATCACCCCGAACACAAAGGTGGAAGGCATCATAAAGGTGGAGAAGATCACCATCATGCTAAGGAGGAACATCACCCCGAACAAAAACGTGGGAGGCATCATAAAGGCAAAGAAGATCACGAACACACTGAGGAGGAACATCACCCCGAACACAAAGGTGGAAGGCATCATAAAGGTGGAGAAGATCACCATCATGCTAAGGAGGAACATCACCCCGAACAAAAACGTGGGAGGCATCATAAAGGCAAAGAAGATCACGAACACACTGAGGAGGAACATCACCCCAAACACAAAAGTGGAAAGCATCATAAGGGTGGAGAAGAACATGAGCGTGCAAAGGATGAACACCACCACAAGCGCAAGGAGGAGAAACATCACAACGGCCGGGAAGAACACGATCAAGGCCAAGAAGCTGAACACGATGGCGGAGGAGGGAAAGAACATGCTCATCCAAAACATGAACACCGTGGCAGGGGTCGTGGCAGACACCGCGGTCATGGCCACGGAAAGGAAGAATCCGAAAAGGGAAATGATGAGCCAGCTCACCCGGACCAGACCCACGCCATCATCAAAGACCGGAGAAAGGACAAGGATGTATCGGAAGTCGTGGAGAAAGTCAGGGACAAGGGAAGGAACGCTGGTAGGGGTAGGGGAAGGCACAGGCACGGAGAACACCACGGTGGAGACGAAGGACACCATCACAAGGAAGATGAGCACCACAAGAGAGGCCGAGGGAAAGAGAAGGCCCACGGTCATGAAGAGGAGAGGGAGCCACACAGGAAGGGACATGGCGGAGAGGAACACGACGCTGAAAAGATGAGAGGTCATGGaagagggaagggaaaggaagCTGAGGTCAACAGGGGTCATGAAGGCCATCGAGAGGGAGGCCACGATGAGGAGGGCCACGGGGCCGAGGAGGGCTCCAAGGAGGAGAAGGGCCCGTTGGTGGACGATGACAGCTTCTACGGATGGATAGTCGAGGACTTCTCGCATCTAGGGTCAAAGGGAGAGCCCATACCGTGGGAGGATTGGGACAGCTCCAAGGAGCAGGAGGAGGGCAAGGAGGAAGTGGAGGGTCGTCAGGACAGGAGCCACGAGACTGTCGAGGGCTGGCCCTCGCACCTGGGCTCGCCCGACGCCCCAGAGGTCGTGCATCACCCGCCCATCCCTCAGGCGCCCCCTCCGCCCTCTGCCGGCGACAATTCGGGCAAGATTTCAAAAGATGGACCCTCAG GTAAAGTCACGGAGAAAGAATACCGGAACAAGTTCACGAAGCTGACAGTCCATACGAATAAGACGAAAACGTTTTACCCGGAGGATCAAGCGGAAAGCATACACTCTCCGTTCACCTCGTACTTCACCTCCGTCTTTTCCTACTCATTGCCATAA
- the LOC124174106 gene encoding uncharacterized protein LOC124174106, whose protein sequence is MKRVARKGGAIAPSAEDTESHHPARRPPSKRGVVKDLQCKLAKSERRIEFLSESVQRLNVICHSIESGYRVMLKEIGTRIHMATVLMASRRQVGLPYSSDTTVIKTPAQGSLSSWFDEARLIFDWIYGQIDEMSSSEKIVKETSEKECQTAIIKNIADNSSFSHKSVQIDGPSAEICKLSDGKIDGIPGMISDYGKVEIDSPTVAMIETEINKLAASGERNTNGFLDIQLRLLEILDTLRKNLLALKPLQSGMLG, encoded by the exons ATGAAGAGAGTGGCAAGGAAAGGGGGAGCGATCGCGCCGTCTGCGGAAGACACCGAGAGTCACCATCCAGCTCGGAGACCACCGTCTAAGAGAGGCGTCGTCAAAGACTTACAGTGCAAGCTGGCCAAGTCTGAGCGGAGGATTGAATTCCTCTCCGAATCCGTCCAAAGGCTCAATGTAATTTGTCACTCTATCGAAAGTGGATATAGG GTAATGCTCAAGGAGATAGGGACTCGTATCCACATGGCCACCGTCCTAATGGCTTCAAGACGCCAGGTTGGACTTCCATACTCATCAGACACAACTGTGATCAAAACACCAGCTCAGGGTTCCCTATCTTCTTGGTTTGACGAAGCAAGACTTATCTTTGACTGGATTTATGGGCAAATAGATGAGATGTCTTCGTCGGAGAAAATAGTGAAAGAAACCTCAGAAAAAGAATGTCAGACGGCGATAATCAAAAATATTGCCGATAATTCTTCGTTTTCACACAAATCCGTGCAGATTGATGGGCCTTCAGCAGAAATTTGCAAGCTAAGTGATGGGAAAATTGATGGAATCCCGGGCATGATTAGTGACTACGGGAAAGTTGAAATTGATTCACCAACGGTAGCAATGATTGAAACCGAAATTAATAAGCTGGCTGCCTCGGGAGAGAGGAATACTAATGGATTTCTCGATATTCAACTCAG GTTGCTGGAGATTTTGGATACCTTGAGGAAAAACCTTTTGGCTCTTAAACCCTTACAAAGTGGAATGCTTGGTTGA